Proteins encoded within one genomic window of Cytophagales bacterium:
- a CDS encoding bestrophin family ion channel, whose protein sequence is MYIRKKYRVRDMIRWTRREIRFFVVFALIVAILHDLLGLTWLQLPWTPIAMIGTAVAFLVGFQSNAAYGRIWEARKIWGGIVNDSRSLAIMVMDMITNEYASEEMTEEEMYSHKKTIIYRHIAWMTALRYAMRQSKPWETNREIKENKEWQDRLYIPERKFELEDELKKVLPESELKNVMGRTNKPAAIMAFQSHHLRTLKERGIIWEFSFLELEGKLSALIDHQGKSERIKNFPYPRQFATIGYDFVNLFIMILPFGIIPEFGKIGERFIADYPLIADSFIWLGIPFSVIVSWIFNTMLRIGTTGENPFEGSPNDVPISGISRGIEIDIREILGEEKEQIPEPFPIELEAQM, encoded by the coding sequence ATGTACATCCGAAAAAAATACCGGGTCCGCGATATGATCCGTTGGACTCGAAGAGAAATTCGCTTTTTTGTTGTTTTTGCCCTGATCGTTGCTATCCTGCATGACCTTTTGGGATTGACCTGGCTACAGCTTCCATGGACTCCCATTGCTATGATCGGTACAGCAGTTGCATTTCTTGTCGGTTTCCAAAGCAATGCCGCTTACGGAAGGATCTGGGAAGCACGCAAAATTTGGGGAGGAATTGTCAATGATTCCCGTAGCCTCGCCATCATGGTGATGGACATGATCACCAACGAATACGCTTCTGAAGAAATGACTGAAGAAGAGATGTATTCCCACAAAAAGACAATTATATATCGCCACATTGCCTGGATGACTGCTTTGAGGTATGCTATGCGCCAAAGCAAACCATGGGAAACCAATCGGGAGATCAAGGAAAACAAGGAATGGCAGGATCGGTTGTATATCCCGGAACGTAAATTCGAACTGGAAGATGAACTAAAGAAAGTACTTCCCGAAAGTGAATTAAAAAACGTAATGGGCCGTACCAATAAGCCGGCAGCAATCATGGCTTTTCAATCTCATCATTTGCGTACCTTAAAAGAACGTGGGATCATTTGGGAATTCTCATTTCTGGAATTGGAAGGAAAACTTAGCGCATTGATCGATCATCAGGGTAAATCCGAAAGGATCAAGAACTTCCCCTATCCGAGACAATTCGCTACCATCGGCTATGATTTTGTCAACCTGTTCATAATGATCTTGCCATTTGGAATTATTCCCGAATTTGGCAAAATCGGAGAAAGATTCATTGCGGATTATCCCCTTATTGCGGATTCATTTATATGGCTAGGTATTCCTTTTTCTGTGATTGTCTCATGGATATTCAATACCATGCTCCGTATTGGTACCACTGGGGAAAATCCATTTGAAGGATCACCCAATGATGTGCCCATTAGTGGAATTTCAAGAGGCATTGAAATAGATATTCGAGAGATTCTTGGCGAGGAAAAAGAGCAGATCCCTGAACCCTTTCCGATTGAATTGGAAGCTCAGATGTAG
- a CDS encoding glycoside hydrolase family 19 protein, translating into MKKYTIQPGDTLGTIAKKFYGNASKYTEIAEANDISNPNVVKVGQELVLPGIEDNEADKPAAAPAPSAPTPEEPATPATGDGFFTAATLAEIMPKASQVNIDKYLGALNGEMSKFDINTPLRAAHFIAQLAHESGSFHYSSENLNYSASALRAVFGKYFPTDEEAEAYARQPEKIANRVYANRMGNGDESSGEGWKYRGRGLIQLTGKDNYTNCGNATGMDLVNNPDQLADNADAAVAAAGWFWDMRKLNGYADQDDIKAITKRINGGYNGLEDREAYLARAKQVLGIS; encoded by the coding sequence ATGAAAAAATACACCATACAACCCGGTGATACCCTTGGGACTATTGCGAAAAAGTTTTACGGCAACGCGTCAAAATACACCGAGATTGCGGAAGCTAATGACATTTCCAATCCTAATGTGGTCAAAGTGGGTCAGGAACTGGTTCTGCCAGGAATTGAAGATAATGAAGCAGATAAACCAGCTGCAGCACCTGCACCTAGTGCTCCAACTCCTGAAGAGCCTGCGACGCCTGCTACTGGAGATGGATTTTTCACCGCGGCTACACTTGCGGAGATCATGCCCAAAGCCTCTCAGGTCAACATTGATAAATACCTGGGCGCCTTGAATGGTGAAATGTCAAAGTTTGACATCAATACACCATTGAGAGCTGCTCATTTCATTGCTCAACTCGCACATGAAAGTGGTAGTTTTCATTATAGCTCCGAAAACCTGAATTATAGTGCGAGTGCATTGAGAGCTGTTTTTGGGAAATATTTCCCAACTGATGAGGAGGCAGAAGCTTACGCACGACAACCGGAGAAGATTGCTAATCGCGTATATGCCAATCGCATGGGGAATGGCGATGAGTCGAGTGGAGAAGGCTGGAAATACCGTGGTAGAGGATTGATTCAATTGACAGGAAAAGATAATTACACCAATTGCGGAAATGCCACCGGAATGGACCTGGTAAATAACCCTGATCAATTGGCCGATAATGCGGATGCTGCTGTAGCTGCTGCTGGTTGGTTTTGGGACATGCGCAAACTGAATGGTTATGCCGATCAGGATGACATCAAAGCCATTACTAAACGTATCAATGGTGGTTACAATGGCCTGGAAGATCGTGAAGCCTATCTAGCCCGGGCGAAGCAAGTGCTGGGAATATCTTAA
- a CDS encoding M48 family metalloprotease — MKSKQLLILVCFALWVNDLMAQEFDEDRLTLSERQSLIRILQKRKNLHRPNSDNLFDRKIRDLHEKRTQFLVRLIKHNLLITPGSEFQRIQFLFDSLKTSDLIKRKESQLLIMRSPIPNAFCVGEGTIAVTTGLLEIMDTDEQVTWVLGHELAHYELDHANQHLRGYARRHSSLSRRQKQELSDPDKNISLETLNAYKEMAFGLGKFKRKDEFEADSLGHLIFQDLKQPGYIGLKTLNTLDSAFEEQLPYHIDKIFNFRDYPFQKFWFKNRPSFFSRIPSSSLFPDDSTKSHPAMAERISKLDLDFGISQQLQVSIKTTPLDKSYALENLKSAYSSKNYDFLIFLAAKYYRQKEYRYWIVRLVSAALFELYQLKGEPDFPYLVSPFTYQYGEHLTQVNNFLHNARPKDLLTIGFLFLNDGRNFNPKDESHFFMLWKYARAMDDFRLMNNIRRTYQEYHDDPKYLSQMRQVKY; from the coding sequence TTGAAATCGAAACAACTTCTGATACTTGTCTGTTTTGCGCTTTGGGTCAATGACCTGATGGCTCAGGAATTCGATGAAGATCGGCTAACCCTTTCGGAGCGTCAATCACTCATTCGCATCCTACAAAAACGGAAAAACCTCCATCGCCCGAATAGCGACAACCTATTCGACAGAAAGATTCGTGATTTACATGAGAAAAGAACTCAGTTTCTTGTTCGACTGATCAAACACAACCTGCTTATTACTCCTGGGTCCGAATTTCAACGGATCCAATTTCTATTTGATTCTCTGAAAACTTCCGACTTGATCAAGCGAAAAGAAAGCCAACTTCTGATCATGCGCAGCCCTATTCCCAACGCTTTTTGCGTAGGTGAAGGCACCATTGCTGTTACTACTGGGCTATTAGAGATCATGGATACCGATGAGCAGGTGACATGGGTGCTAGGTCATGAATTGGCACATTATGAGTTAGATCACGCCAATCAACATCTAAGAGGGTATGCGCGAAGGCATAGTTCGTTAAGCCGAAGGCAAAAACAAGAATTGTCTGATCCTGACAAAAATATCTCTCTTGAAACCCTCAATGCTTATAAAGAAATGGCCTTTGGACTCGGGAAATTCAAAAGAAAGGATGAGTTTGAAGCCGACTCTTTGGGGCATTTGATATTTCAGGATTTGAAGCAACCTGGGTATATCGGTTTAAAAACACTGAATACACTCGATTCCGCTTTTGAAGAACAACTCCCTTACCACATTGATAAAATATTCAATTTCAGGGACTATCCTTTTCAAAAATTTTGGTTTAAAAACAGACCTTCTTTTTTCTCAAGAATTCCATCCAGTTCGTTATTCCCGGATGATTCAACCAAAAGCCACCCAGCGATGGCAGAAAGAATATCCAAGCTGGATTTAGATTTTGGGATCAGCCAACAGCTGCAGGTTTCCATAAAAACAACCCCTTTAGATAAGTCGTATGCACTGGAGAATTTGAAAAGCGCCTACAGCTCCAAAAATTATGATTTCCTAATCTTTCTGGCTGCCAAGTATTATCGACAAAAGGAATACAGATATTGGATCGTACGACTGGTTTCTGCAGCGCTATTTGAACTTTATCAATTGAAAGGTGAGCCAGATTTTCCTTACCTGGTCAGTCCATTTACCTATCAATATGGAGAACACCTTACGCAGGTCAATAATTTCCTGCACAATGCACGACCAAAAGACCTACTGACGATTGGATTCCTGTTCTTGAATGATGGTAGAAACTTCAACCCTAAGGATGAAAGTCACTTTTTCATGTTATGGAAATATGCACGTGCCATGGATGATTTCCGACTAATGAACAACATCCGTCGAACCTATCAGGAATATCACGATGACCCTAAGTACCTGAGTCAAATGCGCCAGGTTAAATACTAG
- a CDS encoding NADPH-dependent 2,4-dienoyl-CoA reductase: MYDKLLSPLDLGFTTLKNRVLMGSMHTMLEEAPNGFERAAQFYAERARGQVGLIVTGGIAPNKEGWVGPHSAKLSEESEVAPHQLITEAVHKEGGKICMQILHSGRYGYHAFNVAPSPIQAPINPMKPRELAHEDILRTIADFANCAKLAQQAGYDGVEVMGSEGYLINQFIAPRTNHREDEWGGTYENRMKFPVEIVKAVREAVGKEFIIIFRLSMLDLVEGGSTWEQVVQLGKAIEAAGATIINTGIGWHEARVPTIGTVVPRGGFAWVTKRMMGEINIPLITTNRINMPDVADQILEEGCADMVSMARPFLADADLVKKAMENKADEINTCIACNQACLDHTFTMQISSCLVNPRACHETLLNYELTDNKKKLAVVGAGPGGLAAATIAAERGHEVHLYEAKGEIGGQFNMAKVIPGKEEYAETIRYYGRMIEVHGVHLHLNTPATKTLLQEGGFDEVIIATGVTPRKVTFEGSDHEKVLDYAEVLYENKAVGDKVAIVGSGGIGFDMAEFLAHQGESPSMSVEEYMKEWGVDMAYEKPGANMMPQPAPSPREIYLLKRSTGKHGKGLGKTTGWIHRASLAMKQVNMLANVEYQKVDDEGFHISVNGETQVLPVDHVVVCAGQEPLRSLFEELEAAGIRTHLIGGAKEAAELDAKRAIYEAAHLVASI, encoded by the coding sequence ATGTACGACAAGTTACTTTCCCCATTAGATCTTGGATTTACCACCCTTAAAAACCGGGTCTTGATGGGCTCCATGCACACCATGCTGGAAGAAGCTCCGAATGGTTTTGAACGTGCCGCGCAATTTTATGCAGAGCGAGCAAGAGGACAGGTTGGCTTGATCGTGACCGGAGGTATCGCTCCTAATAAAGAAGGTTGGGTAGGTCCACATTCAGCCAAACTTTCTGAGGAAAGCGAAGTTGCACCTCACCAATTAATCACAGAAGCGGTACACAAAGAAGGAGGAAAAATTTGTATGCAGATCCTGCACAGCGGACGGTATGGCTACCACGCATTCAATGTGGCACCATCACCGATTCAAGCACCGATCAATCCAATGAAACCGCGGGAATTGGCCCATGAAGATATTCTTAGAACCATTGCAGACTTTGCAAATTGTGCAAAGCTGGCCCAGCAAGCAGGTTATGACGGAGTAGAAGTGATGGGATCGGAAGGCTATTTGATCAATCAATTCATTGCGCCTCGAACCAATCACCGTGAAGATGAATGGGGCGGGACTTATGAAAATCGGATGAAATTCCCGGTTGAAATTGTGAAAGCGGTTCGGGAAGCTGTTGGTAAAGAGTTCATTATCATTTTCCGTTTGTCTATGCTGGACCTGGTAGAAGGAGGCAGCACCTGGGAGCAGGTAGTACAATTGGGTAAGGCCATTGAAGCTGCTGGAGCTACCATCATCAATACGGGAATTGGTTGGCATGAGGCTCGCGTCCCTACGATTGGGACGGTGGTTCCACGAGGTGGGTTTGCCTGGGTGACCAAGCGCATGATGGGTGAAATCAATATTCCATTGATCACTACCAACCGGATCAATATGCCTGACGTGGCTGATCAGATCCTTGAAGAAGGGTGTGCGGACATGGTGAGTATGGCACGTCCCTTCCTGGCGGATGCCGACCTGGTGAAGAAAGCCATGGAAAACAAAGCCGATGAGATCAACACTTGTATTGCCTGCAATCAAGCCTGTTTGGATCACACATTTACGATGCAGATCAGTTCTTGTCTGGTGAACCCCAGGGCATGTCATGAAACTTTATTGAATTACGAGCTTACAGATAATAAAAAGAAATTGGCTGTAGTAGGAGCAGGTCCTGGCGGGTTGGCTGCTGCGACAATTGCCGCTGAGCGTGGACATGAAGTGCATTTGTATGAGGCCAAAGGTGAAATTGGTGGCCAGTTCAACATGGCTAAAGTGATTCCAGGGAAAGAAGAATACGCGGAAACCATCCGCTATTACGGCCGCATGATCGAAGTACATGGCGTGCATTTGCACCTCAATACGCCAGCCACCAAAACATTATTACAGGAAGGTGGATTTGATGAGGTGATCATTGCTACAGGAGTTACCCCGCGAAAGGTAACATTTGAAGGTTCAGACCATGAGAAGGTGTTGGATTACGCGGAAGTACTTTATGAAAATAAAGCAGTTGGAGATAAAGTCGCCATAGTTGGTTCAGGAGGAATTGGTTTTGATATGGCAGAATTCCTGGCGCATCAGGGAGAGTCGCCAAGTATGAGTGTAGAAGAATACATGAAAGAATGGGGAGTGGATATGGCTTATGAAAAGCCGGGTGCCAATATGATGCCACAACCTGCACCTTCTCCGCGAGAAATTTACTTACTGAAACGTTCCACGGGGAAGCATGGCAAAGGGCTGGGAAAAACCACGGGCTGGATACACCGGGCGAGTTTGGCCATGAAACAAGTGAACATGCTGGCCAATGTGGAATACCAAAAAGTGGATGATGAAGGATTCCATATTTCCGTGAACGGAGAGACCCAGGTTTTACCTGTGGATCACGTGGTAGTTTGTGCCGGACAGGAGCCGTTAAGATCACTGTTTGAAGAGTTGGAAGCGGCGGGAATCAGAACACATTTAATTGGAGGTGCCAAAGAAGCGGCAGAACTGGATGCGAAACGAGCCATTTACGAAGCGGCCCATTTGGTAGCTAGTATTTAA
- a CDS encoding helix-turn-helix transcriptional regulator, which translates to MNLKLGVLEEIILLILLSKENTYAVEIAKEYKHQFDQTVSLPAIHVVLKRLEQRSLVRSEMGEPTAERGGRRKRIYHATKEGYRLAADLQEKRNNLWQMIPKLNFSTI; encoded by the coding sequence ATGAACCTGAAACTTGGTGTACTGGAAGAGATCATTTTACTCATCCTCCTCTCAAAGGAAAATACCTATGCGGTGGAAATTGCTAAGGAGTACAAACACCAATTTGATCAGACGGTATCACTGCCCGCCATCCATGTCGTGTTGAAGCGACTGGAGCAAAGAAGTCTGGTTCGTTCTGAAATGGGCGAACCCACCGCTGAACGTGGTGGCCGGAGAAAGCGCATTTACCATGCGACCAAAGAAGGATACCGCCTGGCTGCCGATTTGCAAGAGAAGCGCAACAACCTCTGGCAAATGATCCCAAAATTGAATTTCTCTACCATATGA
- a CDS encoding FtsX-like permease family protein gives MSNSPIIPPRWADWLLEKLLHGEALEEVQGDLHESFLWRLEERGVRHAKWHFIKEILQSIRLSNLKPYPFMQQFLTLFSSHIKTGWRFIWKTKAFSAINILGLSIGIVFSWFAYQYAADQFSYNKHIKHVDHLYKMLMRANMMGNEINFPGGSYKASNMIVDELPEVEAAALFAEEKRLIKVKGTPVHQSILATNRPLLDYLNLDLLEGEPGTFDAPRTILISEQMAYNLGIRGEAVGQFIELQDSSAFTSYQVLGVYRDIPQNTSIQADYFVPLKDFLDKDPSRATTFINFDLSVLFQLTPGAQVDSVNSKIKAIFKRETDSDTFFASLAPMATFHLDTNPNLGNGFLPGGNKQLVGFILIAGILCLVISIINYANFSISQYVNRSREVAVRKIIGAAKKGVFQQLMTESFLTTLIATFFAVILYALLAPYFSSFVERTFDFETLIDARFIPGNIGLILLISFLSGFYPAVILSRFEIIKTLKGHQKIGKGKLVMQSLLIVQFSISTAMIVCMFVFRGQLDLLLNQDMGRDVTDVVRIRFPNEIVDDQKTQSFLNEVKQLAIIENVTGSSGFSMNPYDDGEHSFGLMNMGVDTSYLNVLGYRFLDGTGFMEPAASSKEVIVNEAFLKKINMNDPIGKSIPFGRDHGQSSVIVGVLQNVLHNAKSEASEEVYFPENGDRSIRQVFLKTKQSQADIQQAIAPIWDDFFYPYPFKYDYLSEEHSKKLAHEAKIAKISGIGSLIAIFIAAFGLLGLMGVTIRQKLKRLSISRVLGAERVHIARMISSKFIFPVLISLALGLATSVYLAQSWLEAYTIRINLMWYHLLLASLIIVGVLILIIWTQVNEALRKNPVIYLKED, from the coding sequence ATGAGTAATTCGCCCATCATTCCTCCGCGTTGGGCGGACTGGCTGCTGGAAAAACTCCTGCACGGCGAAGCACTGGAAGAAGTGCAGGGAGATCTTCATGAGTCGTTTTTATGGCGACTGGAAGAACGGGGAGTCAGACATGCCAAATGGCATTTTATCAAAGAAATCTTACAAAGCATCCGATTGTCAAATCTCAAGCCTTATCCATTCATGCAACAATTTCTTACCCTTTTCTCCAGCCATATCAAGACCGGCTGGCGATTCATCTGGAAAACCAAAGCTTTTTCTGCGATCAATATATTGGGACTAAGTATCGGGATTGTTTTCAGCTGGTTCGCCTATCAGTATGCCGCTGATCAATTCAGCTACAACAAGCATATAAAACATGTAGACCATCTCTACAAGATGTTGATGCGAGCAAACATGATGGGAAATGAGATCAACTTTCCAGGTGGGTCGTACAAAGCGTCAAACATGATCGTGGATGAGCTCCCGGAAGTAGAGGCAGCGGCCCTATTTGCCGAAGAAAAACGACTGATCAAGGTAAAAGGCACACCGGTGCATCAAAGTATCTTAGCTACTAATAGGCCACTACTGGACTACCTGAACCTTGATTTACTGGAAGGTGAACCTGGTACTTTCGACGCTCCCAGAACAATCCTTATCTCTGAACAAATGGCTTATAACCTGGGCATTCGGGGTGAAGCGGTAGGCCAATTCATTGAATTGCAAGATTCCTCGGCATTTACAAGTTATCAGGTTCTGGGGGTGTATCGGGACATTCCTCAAAATACTTCTATCCAGGCAGATTACTTTGTGCCTCTCAAAGACTTTTTGGATAAAGATCCAAGTAGAGCCACCACCTTCATCAATTTCGATCTGAGTGTACTTTTCCAATTGACCCCCGGTGCTCAAGTCGATTCGGTCAATTCAAAGATCAAGGCGATTTTTAAAAGAGAAACGGACAGTGACACCTTTTTTGCCTCGTTGGCACCGATGGCTACTTTTCACCTGGATACCAACCCGAATTTGGGCAACGGATTTCTTCCCGGTGGCAACAAACAACTGGTGGGCTTCATTCTCATAGCAGGAATATTGTGTTTGGTCATTTCCATCATCAATTATGCGAACTTCAGCATATCACAATATGTGAATCGCTCAAGAGAAGTAGCGGTGAGGAAAATCATCGGAGCTGCTAAAAAAGGGGTATTCCAACAGCTGATGACCGAATCATTTCTTACGACACTGATCGCCACCTTTTTTGCGGTGATACTCTATGCCCTACTAGCGCCCTATTTTTCCAGTTTCGTTGAAAGGACGTTTGATTTCGAGACGCTGATCGATGCACGATTTATCCCTGGAAATATCGGCCTAATCCTGTTGATCTCGTTCCTAAGTGGATTTTATCCCGCGGTAATCTTGTCGCGGTTTGAGATCATCAAAACCCTAAAAGGCCATCAAAAAATTGGGAAAGGAAAACTGGTCATGCAATCACTACTGATTGTACAATTCTCTATTTCCACCGCCATGATCGTGTGCATGTTTGTCTTTCGAGGGCAGTTAGATCTGCTACTCAACCAGGACATGGGACGAGACGTAACCGATGTGGTCAGGATCCGTTTTCCAAACGAAATCGTGGATGATCAGAAGACCCAAAGCTTCCTAAATGAGGTAAAACAATTGGCCATTATTGAAAATGTAACCGGATCAAGTGGTTTCAGTATGAACCCTTACGATGATGGCGAACATAGCTTTGGCCTGATGAACATGGGCGTTGACACCTCCTACCTGAATGTACTTGGATATAGATTCCTGGACGGAACAGGATTCATGGAGCCTGCCGCTTCCTCTAAAGAAGTGATCGTGAATGAAGCTTTTTTGAAAAAGATCAATATGAATGATCCCATCGGCAAATCCATCCCTTTTGGCAGAGATCATGGTCAATCTTCAGTCATCGTTGGCGTATTGCAAAACGTCTTACACAATGCGAAATCAGAGGCCAGTGAAGAAGTCTATTTTCCTGAAAATGGAGATCGAAGTATTCGTCAGGTGTTTTTGAAAACCAAACAATCGCAAGCCGATATTCAGCAGGCGATAGCACCCATTTGGGATGACTTTTTCTATCCTTACCCATTCAAGTACGATTATCTATCAGAAGAGCACTCTAAAAAACTGGCACATGAAGCAAAAATTGCCAAAATCTCAGGTATCGGAAGCCTCATCGCCATCTTCATCGCTGCTTTTGGTTTGCTAGGACTAATGGGCGTTACGATACGTCAAAAGCTTAAGCGTTTGAGCATCAGCCGTGTGCTAGGAGCAGAAAGAGTGCACATTGCTCGAATGATCTCCAGCAAATTCATCTTTCCAGTTTTGATAAGCCTCGCATTGGGACTGGCCACCAGTGTGTACCTCGCACAAAGCTGGCTGGAAGCCTATACCATTCGAATTAATCTCATGTGGTATCACCTCTTACTCGCTTCCCTGATCATCGTAGGCGTGTTGATACTTATCATTTGGACCCAGGTAAATGAGGCCTTGAGAAAAAATCCGGTGATTTATTTGAAGGAGGACTAA